The following nucleotide sequence is from Aedes aegypti strain LVP_AGWG chromosome 3, AaegL5.0 Primary Assembly, whole genome shotgun sequence.
agaattattttctgacaaatcacctagtatgcgatatgagttgtacaaaatattagcctcaaataagcacttttaagttcctggtaatttttagaaattttagtttcctcccatactgccataaaatgcacacttgttATTCCATTTACTCCATGCCTACTCTTGTCGAATGTTTCAAATATGCGGTTATGGGCAGtatggatgatcaataaaaatccataaaagtgtgcagtcagagtggaacaagtgcttattaccagaACAGCGAAAATTATCGgtgcgctgaggaatgcgaggaaatgaaagccATTTCAAGTGATATATTAGATTTCTTTAAATCGAATGATTTATCttcttatccatcaatagaaatgtataaatattactttattcgatgcatttgattttgatttttggccaTTTACCATGTTTGGGTGGGTGGTAAGACATTgctacaatttctgtgcagacacagcggaccaagtgtcaaaaagctataaactgattgattattacattttttgagtcattttcagagtccgatagaagttttggTAGTTCTGTATCGAACGTCCTAGAACcagcttattggaccagtatatttttaCTAGCATTCAAGATTTTCACATGGTCcgctctgactgaacgcatttttgaatatttctggtcttcaatgccctgaccctgcaaaactttaattttcaagctatcgtaatgccactgattttgggattgaagatatggattattgaataATTTACGATACTTATGTTGAAGGATGTTGATAATCTGTTTGTCTTAGAGATATcaacccagtttgaccatgcaagcataaAATGATTGTTGTTTACCTacaaattgttcagtcagagtgaactaaATCACTAACGGTGGTCttcagttcagtcagagtggaacAAGTACACACAGTACCATAgtcgttctattagaggtttgggTTATGTTTTTTTATCATGATTATCACTTTACATTACATTGTTTAAAAgcaacacaaagatgtgtagaaatattgaaccaatattttgacaagttaaaaaattaaaaagtgttagACTTTAAGCCAATTTCTCTCAAAATATCCAAAATGTCaattggttcactctgacttaacgccgaccatttgttCCTGTTCGATAACTTTTGTGTCCTTATTTTCAAGGTAAAGTTCCTATTTTATGGGCACTTAGACGATACGAGCCCTGCAGATTGGAATCCTTTCAGTCTCTTTTTGGTTTCCTTTTTGAAGCATGTGGTCGTTGAAGTTTCTATTTTTAGGGTGAAGTACAAACACTTTGTATAGGCTACTGTCTATAATTACTTTATAATGTAAGTGATAAATGTAACCAACTGCCAATGACAGTGTCATTTATCAATctctaaattgaaattgaacataAACATGTCTTTCCTTAGGCTAATCATTAAACAAGAAATTCAAAGCTATGtactgtagagtaaagtggggcaaaagttcgagtggggtaagagtttctttttaagatttctagctcaatttaaaacaaaacttataaatgtcatggtggttcgaatgctattgaagtaagagactttcactccaaatatcataagaatcgattgagatttggaaaagttatggctatttgttgtttttcgacgtgaatattgtaatttttggtcaaactttcgttgcatggaaccaattgaagatcaaatctttttcaatattttatgtaagggcgtttcttgGTCTATCATAAGAATGTGTTgatgtgtattagtttttgcataaatgcttggaaacaatttttgacccatagtggggtaaaagttcgaatcagcggggcaaaagttcgacccatgtataaactcacggaaaaatttgcaaattgctcaaaatcaacatattatcttcaaatttagcttagattcaaactcttgccccaccggtggggcaaaagtttgtataagacaatcaattttgaaactgttataactaaaaatgggtaaatattttggcacaagtttgttcaacaaaattatagccaatatattgaaggttcactgtatggtatttgtttgtttcaactgctattgttttcctgaaaattttgattataccactaagttcgaacttttgccccaccttactctatatgtAATCGAACATAAGAACCTTCTTGAATTTGTTTGACTAACTTTAAGATTTGGCTTTAAGATAATTGGCTACTTTTTCTGTAGGCTATATTAGTCACTTTCAAGTTTGTGTAGATTTTCTGGACATTGATTTCTCATTGACTAATGTCTCCATTTCTCGAAGTCATTGTCCCAAAAGCAAGCATTCGTTCCAGTTAATACCTTCTAGTAATTTGATAATCCGACAACTCTCACGTTGCACCCGACCGACTCAGACTGATGTGCCACGCCACCTCCGCATTAGATGACGAGCGGAGAGAGAGAATTATTGTTTACTGCTCCTCTTGCAGCCTACAGCCATCGCCACGTACCCAACGCCGCCATAGGAAATTAGAATATTTTATTGCAGCTGCCTGCTTGCCACTCTCTCCCTGTCCAACTCTGAGTCCTGTGCCTTTCATCCGCCTCAAATGCTACCGACTAGCCTCTAGGCTGATAAAGCTATTAGTACTACCCGTACGACCGCATCCAAGCTCAAACGCGTTACAACTCTCGAAGGAATCGCATCTGAATTCAAATCTCTCGTTTTGAAAGCTAAGCGGAATCGTGTTACAAATCGGGTTAATACAAGTTCTGTTAGTGACTGTGTTTTGACACTCATTGTTCAATAGCAAGTGATAAGAGACTCAAGTTTTGCAAAACAAGGAATGGGACTTCGTTTTCTGCTACTTTCCAGTTCCAACAGTGGCAACGATGGGCGCCGCAAGACCAATGCTCAGAAAAAAGTAATTATCGAATTTTGGGCCTATAAGTAGTTTTGAGACAGTGAGGCATGCAACAGTGATACGCTAGAATTTTACCTGTCACCGGTACCATGCTGGGAAATTTGCTAACTACTTTGTTTGACAAAGGCTCCCATCAGTCGAGAAGTGTCTATTTAATCTTGTCAGCTTTAGTTGCCATGCGTCACCGGACGATTACCGCCAGCAAATAAAAGTAGTGCTCTAATCTTGAATGCACGCATAATGCACTTGGTAACAACACGCCTCAGCTGAGAATAGCCAATGTACTCTCGCAAGAAGATAGGGCGGTGCGTGTGTACGTGACTTGCTTCAGGCGATCACAGGCCGGCCTATTCAAACGTGACTCTGTTTATTACCAACGCAAACAAATTACCCTCAATTGATGATCTGAAGGGGGATCGCCTCTCTACCAGGGGTCAGAGAACACAACAGATGTTCAAGTCCTAGCACATCGATTCTGGGTTCTTATCGCGGTTCCTTACTAGGACGTGTGGAAATTTTCTCGCTTAAGTGGATGCCCACTAAGCCGGCTTGTTTGCTGAATTCTCTATCAGTGAACTAACGGCAATAGTTATTTAGCAGCACGGATCAGTAGATTGTGTTTGCCTATTGACACTTAAGCATAATGTGTGCGCTACGTTGATTAGTAATTAGATTACACAACTCGATTGCACTTTCAATTGACTTTGATTGACGTTACTGGCATAATCGCTTCTTATTTCACACTTAAAAGGGTAATGAACTGATCGATTGTTtaatttttgcattattttcagaACATGGAAGGCTCAGGCGATGGATCACCTCAATCATCGATGTGTATGGTGAAGGCGGCTGAGCTTTTCCCCAAACCAGTGCTCGAGAAGGAGGAAGAAAAGCTCACCGTCCGGTTCAACGAATGTAAGTACTCTCATTCCCCAATCTTTTTCTTGTTATCCAtcaatattgataaaattgtaAACCCGAAACCCCAGTACCTGGAGAATCCGTCAAATATCTCGGTCAAACGGACGACGGTATTCTAGCGTTGTCCAACTATCGATTGTTCTTGCTGAAGAACTCCACCGGGGCGGAAACGTCTGTGCCTCTAGGGTTGATCGAGTCTATCCAGATCAGAGACCTGTTTCATCTGACAGCCAACTGCAAAGATGCTAGTACAGTAAAGTGAGTCCTACATAGTTAAGTTTTCCCTTAACCAGACAACTAACCCATCATCTTATCCCAGATGCTCATTTTCCACGTCGGAGCAGTGTTCCGAGTGGCAACGGCGGATATCTCTGTCGATTGGCGTTCCGGAGACACTCGAATCACTGTTTGCCTTTCCATTCCACGCGTGGGCATCGGAACTGCCAACGCTGAACCAGGATAACGAATGGTACGGTCGGTTGCAGCGAGTCGGCAATTACGACGACGATTTCCGTAAGGAAGTCGAACGCCTACAGTTCGACCTACAGGGAGCCTGGCGGATAAGTCATGCCAATGCAGAGTTCAAACTGTGCCCATCGTATCCAAGACTGCTGCTCGTGCCAGCATGTATATCAGACGATACTCTGCAGAACGTTGCGAGCTTCCGAAGTTCCAGGCGCATTCCAGCCGTGGTCTGGAGACACGAGCGCACTGGAGCCGTTATTGCTCGCTGCAGTCAACCGGAAGTCGGCTGGCTTGGGTGGAGAAATTCTAAAGATGAACAACTCCTGAAAGCTCTCTCAGATGCCTGTGCATTCGATCGCGGCACACAAGACTCGAGAACCCGCCTCAATTCGACAGCATCTAGTGAAAGCAATCCACCCAGCCCCGAAGGTAGTCATGAGGAGGTGGAGATGGAGGAACCTAAGAAGATATTGATCGTTGATGCGCGATCGTACGCTTCAGCAGTTACAAATCGTGCGCGTGGTGGAGGCTGCGAGTGTCCAGAGTACTACCCAAGTGCTGAGATACAGTTTATGAGTCTCGGTAATATTCACGTTATTAGGAAAAGTTTTCACACGCTGCGACAACTCTGTGCATCGCAGCCGGATATACCAAAGTATGTATTTGATCGTAGGAAGTTTCTCCAGCGGTCATTACTAATGAAATCATTTCCATTGCAGTTGGTTGAGCTTGTTGGAGCGCACCATGTGGCTACAGCATATGTCCGGACTTTTAGCAGCATCAATGGTCGTATGTCATGCGATAGAGCGTAGCGGTCGTCCAGTATTGGTGCACTGTTCCGACGGTTGGGATCGTACACCACAGATTGTTGCCACAGCTCAGCTCTGTCTTGATCCGTACTACCGCACGATCGAAGGATTCCGGGTATTAGTTGAACGAGAATGGCTCAGTTTCGGACATAAATTCTCCGATCGCTGTGGACATGGTCCCGGTTCGGACGAAACAAACGAACGCTGTCCGGTGTTCTTGCAGTGGCTAGACTGTGTCCATCAAATCCATCGACAATTTCCTTGTAGTTTCGAATTCGATATGGGTTATCTGGTAGGTTTTATGACATTTTAATTTCGAAACACTCATCTAATCAGAAATTTCCCTCCAGATCAAATTGGCACAACACTCACATTCATGCCTGTTCGGAACGTTCCTCTGCAATACGGTGAAGGAACGCCTGGAGAACAGCGTGCCGGATCGTACCTTCTCGGTGTGGCCTTTCCTATCGGGACCGATGTACAAGAATCACCTTTATGTGCCGAATCGGGAACGGGTTTTGTGGCCTGCGCATAGcgtaagagatttgagactatGGACTGAGGTTTACCTGGGAAGCTGGGGTGGTAATCAGGGCTCGGCAGATTATCCAGCCAACGGCGACGGGGTGGCAGGCCAAGAACTGAACGGATCAATGACAAAAACTCGCTCATACGGAGACCTTATGACTGGTGTGAACGCTGGAGGCTTGACCAGGAGATCCAGCGATCCAAACATGACTGTCGATTCTAGGTAAATTCATTATTCAAATCACGTTAATCCAATCACCAATCTAACCTTCTGTTCCCCACAGCATTCTCGCTGGTACGTTGAACCTCTCCCAAGAGAACTCCATCGATTCCAACATGTCCTCGGATCGGGAAGTATCACCCGATCTGATCAATCATCACACCAGCTCGCTGGCCATCATTCAGCACACTACTCAAAAGCTACAAAGTCTTACTCAGGAGCTTAACCAGTCCGACGAGGAACCGGAGAACCACGTCAAAAATACGACGAAGCGCGCAGTGACTCCGACTGCCGACAGCACTACCCCGTCTAGTCTTTTTATTAATGGAAATAGTGATAGTTATAACTTCAAACCAATTGTTCCTGAACAGCCAACCGTGGCCATAGCTCCTACGTCTAGTACTCCGCCGCCTCAGCAGAGGCACCATCTGCTGGATGAAATCGACGAGAACACTTCGCGGATCATTAAGATCGAGAGCTACCTGGAGACAACGGACGTGGTCGACGGGAAGCGTGCAGGACTGCGGATCGCCAAGCCTATTCCCGCCTGCGATGTAAACGGAGGGCTGGCTACGGCCGACATGATGGAGAGTGTAGACTTGAGCGGTAATATGAATAGcgtttttaaatttatcaaacaCTTTCTGAAAAGGCACATCTGAAAGCGTTGGATATCTGTGTGGAACAGGTTACCTACTTTCACCGACTGTGGCGAAGAGCTTCCAGTCTCAGAATACACCTGGTCGGTTAGTAGGCTGCTAGGCTTGTCTACGATCGTGTCTGCAAAATACGGTATGCGCATCTTGCGCAGAGAAAACTGTGACGCAGGCTGATGATGACATTGTAACCTCTCTCTCTGGAGAAGCGCTTGATAAGGAAGTGTTTCGTGTAAATAGGTTCTTTGGAAAGCGAGTGAGATTGCTTCGTTAGAGTGAGTTTATTACATGGTTTCGTTGAAAACGTAGCGCTAACTATTTGCTTCATTATCCACGAGATTATAATCAGTCCTGTCAACGATGGTTCCTATGTTATTCGTGTGGTTTAAGGATTAAGTGCACATACATATATACAACTTATATAATCATCTGTATTTGAGTTAATTGTTATGCAATGTGAATCGCCATATGCATCTTTTGAGATGCTATCACATCAACATTCGTGTTATAATGAATAGAATAAACATCTAGCTAACCAATTTGCACTGTAATAAAGAAAGTATTGAACACAGCTGAACGTTCAAAATTAAGAAGGGATATCCGAAACGACTCGTGCTTTTCATTTAATAGTTGATAAGGGCCAATCAagttctcagtcaataactgtaaAAGAGCTCATAGAGTACTAAGCTTAGAAGTAGGCTTTGTCCATTTTGAGACATAAcgcaaaaaaaagaagaaagagAAGAAGGTTGAGTTGTTGTGTTGACTCTATGAACTGAATTTCCGTGGTAAGTTTCCTTTAGATCAAGAACAATCTCCAATAAAACATCTGTAATCGTTCTAGTCGAAATTGTCGACGATACTATCTAGGATCTTCGCTAAATATCAGTTTTCCACCTGTATTAGGAGTACGTCGTATTCACTGACTTCATAGCTACACATCTCTCAATAAGCTGTCATTTCTCAAATTGCGTATCAGTTTAACAATTTAGTAGTATTTAGTTGGAAAGcatttttattgataaactagtggtcccggcaaacttcgtttagccatcaagtaggccgttgaaaaacgatattgatcgtcccatacaaaatgacagttccgttcatgcacgtttttccaaatttcctaatgaatatcctgggattttaatacacacaaacacgtcggaacccttgacgaacacgACGGAggtagaatcattcaaatccgttgacccgttcgtaagccatttcgtgacatacaaacaccattccatttttatttatatagataggcATTCATTAATATAATTCATAAGACAACTGTACATTAACTTATACCTGTTTGGTCGCATAAACTTTTTAACCCATGTAGGcttgagtgaaagcaaaaaaataataaataaaaacactCACTGCTTAGCGAATACTGAACAGATTTATATAGTTTTTGTCAGTTTGCTTGCACACATATCTTGTTTTTAAAAGTGATCAGAGAAACTAGGAATGTTACTGTAGCTGCGCGGAGTAACTAGGTTACTACAgtaaactctcccttactcgatattcggtatctcgatatcgagttagagaaccatagtaaaagtttgttttcatgGCAATCCGATGGTCccttgcactgcttttgtgttctgtaactcgatggtcccttcaatatcgaattaTGGAAAGTTGACCGTATTTTTGGAACATGCcatgttttcattatttatatgCTATAAAAGTCATTGTCATTTGCACAAATCATTAAGATTTGATAGTCAACATTACAAATGAAGGTATACTAGATGTGGACACGTAATCCCAGGCAGAACCGATTACAGCTTTGTCGGATATCAAAAAGTAGataaaaatatcatcattctacaAAATTCGTTCCCATAAGCCAGCCTTCGATGTTTAGAATTAAATAGGCCACTTTCTAGGACATTTGAGGTCCCCGGAGTACCTGGTAAATAACCATTTATAGGATCAATGTTATATAGGTAGTCTGGTTATcaaattcaatgatttttcaatgtattTTATTAATAGTTATTTGATAAAGTGACCACATTCTAGTCGATTGCGGGATCCATATGAGACTtgaaatttgcccacctaaaggAGTATGGCTTAATGAGTAAGATAGGCGAAGATTTgctgttcagattttttttatttgaattcagatttttttttctttcaataatGGTTGGCCACCGACCAACCAAGATGTACTTGGTTTTAGGAGGACATGTTATAAACATACTTTTTCTATCGCTTGTATTTTTGAGTAGTGTGAAGTTATTGATGACTtaaatttttctagaaattttaagtTTATAGGAAAACTGAAACTGTTTGATCCTTTAAGTGTCACTTTCCAGATTCATTCGTTACACTGACAACTCTTAatgttacaatcataaatttttgcTTAACAAGTTGGAAAATGAGAGATTCGGATTCTCACAGCTGAATGGAGTCGTCAAACTGATGAGGAACATCATCAGTATTCGAGCaataattctcaaaaatgtTAGTTCTCCATCTACTTTTGGTACTCACGGCTCCGACCGGTGCTCCTGTTGGtcgagttgaaattggaaacattcgtAAACGAATATTCGTTGTAGATGAACATAGCAACTGACGAATTAACCAACAGTACGGTACCGGTGCCTTTAGTGGACTGCATAAGCtattaaaaatcataacaaaataacgaaaagccttgaCCTTCCTGTCGTCGCGCAGTTGACCaacgtcagaaccaccacgctgctgttgtgagcgaaaagcgagattttttcacctgtgttgtacaaaatacaacagcgcgacgactgaagtgttaacagggatcttttggcgtcaacagaaagatttcaatctCTACTATATGGAACAAATAtatggtacattacaaccattggtatcGG
It contains:
- the LOC5564303 gene encoding myotubularin-related protein 3 isoform X2, producing MASIEEDWILNMEGSGDGSPQSSMCMVKAAELFPKPVLEKEEEKLTVRFNELPGESVKYLGQTDDGILALSNYRLFLLKNSTGAETSVPLGLIESIQIRDLFHLTANCKDASTVKCSFSTSEQCSEWQRRISLSIGVPETLESLFAFPFHAWASELPTLNQDNEWYGRLQRVGNYDDDFRKEVERLQFDLQGAWRISHANAEFKLCPSYPRLLLVPACISDDTLQNVASFRSSRRIPAVVWRHERTGAVIARCSQPEVGWLGWRNSKDEQLLKALSDACAFDRGTQDSRTRLNSTASSESNPPSPEGSHEEVEMEEPKKILIVDARSYASAVTNRARGGGCECPEYYPSAEIQFMSLGNIHVIRKSFHTLRQLCASQPDIPNWLSLLERTMWLQHMSGLLAASMVVCHAIERSGRPVLVHCSDGWDRTPQIVATAQLCLDPYYRTIEGFRVLVEREWLSFGHKFSDRCGHGPGSDETNERCPVFLQWLDCVHQIHRQFPCSFEFDMGYLIKLAQHSHSCLFGTFLCNTVKERLENSVPDRTFSVWPFLSGPMYKNHLYVPNRERVLWPAHSVRDLRLWTEVYLGSWGGNQGSADYPANGDGVAGQELNGSMTKTRSYGDLMTGVNAGGLTRRSSDPNMTVDSSILAGTLNLSQENSIDSNMSSDREVSPDLINHHTSSLAIIQHTTQKLQSLTQELNQSDEEPENHVKNTTKRAVTPTADSTTPSSLFINGNSDSYNFKPIVPEQPTVAIAPTSSTPPPQQRHHLLDEIDENTSRIIKIESYLETTDVVDGKRAGLRIAKPIPACDVNGGLATADMMESVDLSGKSPSPPPPVVPTSPQHAISGGNLWHGSIETSTDTLVPLDQYSSPKRIIQLSESSGEDDGPGRIVKDIDEDDNDDDEEEEEDGSHNRENSISLDLGSNGRHDEPHEDSTARTGGSDFATSITTQTGDSNGCDLFSDSMDKDRKKYNQGSEINQTPTPKEETDSSRTKSAATDLHRVSSQPIAMLNGSVASYSKVLKCSNPMDESIIMQPQFQQLEINGKSSSSENGTHHQSQTNHQTHQLQHQQQQQQQHTSSHHQPQNQRRRRNSSNSKNDMSPNKPTNGSISPSATNSRFSTPGARSLPLTPPSVPFSIQTPPAAALSCPDGLAHALSEQNLRLQQIVYENRLREEALQRELYATRLALLGKTCHHCSNQQYGNDDPVYGNCDTPCDKTRVEPKVVTFSVEEDSEDSDKIDLAVKVPKDDDNIPTDPSLTITTMLMMTASTKDVDLCFHDIENDPDPDLEERGIRQYWEQYRERSSHTRKICFTIRRLLDRLRVKRGTDDCNDSESLASLVDSMNENASNCSWEAVDERSAPSSGANSSQQITSSVLWVPDHAVSRCTTCQTEFWLGRRKHHCRSCGQIFCADCSEYWAPLSDGKLFQTVRLCAPCYQNVCGKIASSHQPSTSGSVIVTSTNSSSTGNNYNSNSMNGSILVAAKQHNVSSSSCVNQLTNSSNNVAHALMTTVNTAVMGGMPNSLDNCKLVISAVTSTSCSASANSGNDRETCKATTATN
- the LOC5564303 gene encoding myotubularin-related protein 3 isoform X3, with the translated sequence MEGSGDGSPQSSMCMVKAAELFPKPVLEKEEEKLTVRFNELPGESVKYLGQTDDGILALSNYRLFLLKNSTGAETSVPLGLIESIQIRDLFHLTANCKDASTVKCSFSTSEQCSEWQRRISLSIGVPETLESLFAFPFHAWASELPTLNQDNEWYGRLQRVGNYDDDFRKEVERLQFDLQGAWRISHANAEFKLCPSYPRLLLVPACISDDTLQNVASFRSSRRIPAVVWRHERTGAVIARCSQPEVGWLGWRNSKDEQLLKALSDACAFDRGTQDSRTRLNSTASSESNPPSPEGSHEEVEMEEPKKILIVDARSYASAVTNRARGGGCECPEYYPSAEIQFMSLGNIHVIRKSFHTLRQLCASQPDIPNWLSLLERTMWLQHMSGLLAASMVVCHAIERSGRPVLVHCSDGWDRTPQIVATAQLCLDPYYRTIEGFRVLVEREWLSFGHKFSDRCGHGPGSDETNERCPVFLQWLDCVHQIHRQFPCSFEFDMGYLIKLAQHSHSCLFGTFLCNTVKERLENSVPDRTFSVWPFLSGPMYKNHLYVPNRERVLWPAHSVRDLRLWTEVYLGSWGGNQGSADYPANGDGVAGQELNGSMTKTRSYGDLMTGVNAGGLTRRSSDPNMTVDSSILAGTLNLSQENSIDSNMSSDREVSPDLINHHTSSLAIIQHTTQKLQSLTQELNQSDEEPENHVKNTTKRAVTPTADSTTPSSLFINGNSDSYNFKPIVPEQPTVAIAPTSSTPPPQQRHHLLDEIDENTSRIIKIESYLETTDVVDGKRAGLRIAKPIPACDVNGGLATADMMESVDLSGKSPSPPPPVVPTSPQHAISGGNLWHGSIETSTDTLVPLDQYSSPKRIIQLSESSGEDDGPGRIVKDIDEDDNDDDEEEEEDGSHNRENSISLDLGSNGRHDEPHEDSTARTGGSDFATSITTQTGDSNGCDLFSDSMDKDRKKYNQGSEINQTPTPKEETDSSRTKSAATDLHRVSSQPIAMLNGSVASYSKVLKCSNPMDESIIMQPQFQQLEINGKSSSSENGTHHQSQTNHQTHQLQHQQQQQQQHTSSHHQPQNQRRRRNSSNSKNDMSPNKPTNGSISPSATNSRFSTPGARSLPLTPPSVPFSIQTPPAAALSCPDGLAHALSEQNLRLQQIVYENRLREEALQRELYATRLALLGKTCHHCSNQQYGNDDPVYGNCDTPCDKTRVEPKVVTFSVEEDSEDSDKIDLAVKVPKDDDNIPTDPSLTITTMLMMTASTKDVDLCFHDIENDPDPDLEERGIRQYWEQYRERSSHTRKICFTIRRLLDRLRVKRGTDDCNDSESLASLVDSMNENASNCSWEAVDERSAPSSGANSSQQITSSVLWVPDHAVSRCTTCQTEFWLGRRKHHCRSCGQIFCADCSEYWAPLSDGKLFQTVRLCAPCYQNVCGKIASSHQPSTSGSVIVTSTNSSSTGNNYNSNSMNGSILVAAKQHNVSSSSCVNQLTNSSNNVAHALMTTVNTAVMGGMPNSLDNCKLVISAVTSTSCSASANSGNDRETCKATTATN
- the LOC5564303 gene encoding myotubularin-related protein 4 isoform X6 encodes the protein MEGSGDGSPQSSMCMVKAAELFPKPVLEKEEEKLTVRFNELPGESVKYLGQTDDGILALSNYRLFLLKNSTGAETSVPLGLIESIQIRDLFHLTANCKDASTVKCSFSTSEQCSEWQRRISLSIGVPETLESLFAFPFHAWASELPTLNQDNEWYGRLQRVGNYDDDFRKEVERLQFDLQGAWRISHANAEFKLCPSYPRLLLVPACISDDTLQNVASFRSSRRIPAVVWRHERTGAVIARCSQPEVGWLGWRNSKDEQLLKALSDACAFDRGTQDSRTRLNSTASSESNPPSPEGSHEEVEMEEPKKILIVDARSYASAVTNRARGGGCECPEYYPSAEIQFMSLGNIHVIRKSFHTLRQLCASQPDIPNWLSLLERTMWLQHMSGLLAASMVVCHAIERSGRPVLVHCSDGWDRTPQIVATAQLCLDPYYRTIEGFRVLVEREWLSFGHKFSDRCGHGPGSDETNERCPVFLQWLDCVHQIHRQFPCSFEFDMGYLIKLAQHSHSCLFGTFLCNTVKERLENSVPDRTFSVWPFLSGPMYKNHLYVPNRERVLWPAHSVRDLRLWTEVYLGSWGGNQGSADYPANGDGVAGQELNGSMTKTRSYGDLMTGVNAGGLTRRSSDPNMTVDSSILAGTLNLSQENSIDSNMSSDREVSPDLINHHTSSLAIIQHTTQKLQSLTQELNQSDEEPENHVKNTTKRAVTPTADSTTPSSLFINGNSDSYNFKPIVPEQPTVAIAPTSSTPPPQQRHHLLDEIDENTSRIIKIESYLETTDVVDGKRAGLRIAKPIPACDVNGGLATADMMESVDLSGKSPSPPPPVVPTSPQHAISGGNLWHGSIETSTDTLVPLDQYSSPKRIIQLSESSGEDDGPGRIVKDIDEDDNDDDEEEEEDGSHNRENSISLDLGSNGRHDEPHEDSTARTGGSDFATSITTQTGDSNGCDLFSDSMDKDRKKYNQGSEINQTPTPKEETDSSRTKSAATDLHRVSSQPIAMLNGSVASYSKVLKCSNPMDESIIMQPQFQQLEINGKSSSSENGTHHQSQTNHQTHQLQHQQQQQQQHTSSHHQPQNQRRRRNSSNSKNDMSPNKPTNGSISPSATNSRFSTPGARSLPLTPPSVPFSIQTPPAAALSCPDGLAHALSEQNLRLQQIVYENRLREEALQRELYATRLALLGKTCHHCSNQQYGNDDPASLVDSMNENASNCSWEAVDERSAPSSGANSSQQITSSVLWVPDHAVSRCTTCQTEFWLGRRKHHCRSCGQIFCADCSEYWAPLSDGKLFQTVRLCAPCYQNVCGKIASSHQPSTSGSVIVTSTNSSSTGNNYNSNSMNGSILVAAKQHNVSSSSCVNQLTNSSNNVAHALMTTVNTAVMGGMPNSLDNCKLVISAVTSTSCSASANSGNDRETCKATTATN